From the Lathyrus oleraceus cultivar Zhongwan6 chromosome 4, CAAS_Psat_ZW6_1.0, whole genome shotgun sequence genome, one window contains:
- the LOC127136278 gene encoding uncharacterized protein LOC127136278, producing MARGRNDRVIVDALEVMAQSLQSRQNQAGDEFCGLGKFQRNNLPTFKARYDLEGAHTWLRENEDIFIVMDCTEVQKVTEFLEKYFPEDVRSKKEIEFPELKHGNMKIDECDAKFEELVKFCP from the exons ATGGCAAGAGGAAGAAATGATCGAGTGATTGTTGATGCTTTGGAGGTGATGGCTCAGTCTTTGCAAAGTCGTCAAAATCAAGCTGGTGATGAATTTTGTGGATTGGGAAAGTTTCAGAGAAACAATTTGCCGACCTTCAAAGCCAGATATGATCTGGAGGGTGCACATACATGGCTTAGAGAGAATGAGGATATTTTTATTGTGATGGATTGCACTGAAGTTCAAAAGGT GACTGAATTTTTGGAGAAATATTTTCCAGAGGACGTGCGCAGTAAGAAGGAAATCGAGTTCCCTGAGCTAAAGCATGGAAATATGAAAATTGATGAGTGTGATGCTAAGTTCGAAGAACTGGTCAAGTTTTGTCCATAA